A stretch of Rhizobium sp. TH2 DNA encodes these proteins:
- the ftsW gene encoding putative lipid II flippase FtsW → MVSRAERGPLAEWFWTIDRYFLAVFVLLIGTGFMLSFAASPAVAERIGLDSFHFVERHALFLLPSIIVMVGLSFLSPRQVRRAAMIMLVVSLAMMVLVLFIGMEVKGSRRWITISFLSIQPSEFMKPAFVVVCAWLFAEHQRQPDIPGNLFAMILFVIVAALLIAEPDLGQTILTTAVWGSMFFMAGMPWIWIVLMAGGAAGGLFFAYGFFPHVALRINQFLTGEGNTYQVDTAHEAIVRGSWFGSGPGEGIVKRILPDSHTDFVFSVAAEEFGVIFCMALLGLYIFVVMRGLSHAFRDRSHFTRFAVAGLVLQIGFQSIINIGVNLQLLPAKGMTLPLISYGGSSQIAICVTAGFILALTRHRPEKRAQERSFFRTGYGAPAAE, encoded by the coding sequence ATGGTAAGCAGAGCGGAACGGGGGCCACTGGCGGAGTGGTTCTGGACGATCGACCGGTATTTCCTGGCGGTTTTCGTTCTTCTTATCGGCACCGGCTTCATGCTGTCCTTCGCGGCTTCTCCGGCGGTTGCCGAGCGAATCGGCCTCGATAGTTTCCATTTCGTCGAGCGTCATGCGCTCTTCCTGCTGCCGTCGATCATCGTGATGGTCGGCCTCTCCTTCCTGTCGCCGCGCCAGGTGCGCCGTGCGGCGATGATCATGCTGGTGGTGTCGCTGGCGATGATGGTGCTGGTCCTCTTCATCGGCATGGAAGTGAAGGGTTCACGCCGCTGGATCACCATTTCGTTCCTGTCGATCCAGCCATCGGAATTCATGAAGCCGGCTTTCGTCGTGGTCTGCGCCTGGCTGTTCGCCGAGCATCAGCGGCAGCCCGATATTCCCGGCAATCTCTTCGCTATGATCCTGTTCGTCATCGTCGCGGCCCTTCTCATCGCCGAGCCTGACCTCGGCCAGACGATTCTCACGACCGCCGTCTGGGGTTCGATGTTCTTCATGGCCGGCATGCCGTGGATCTGGATCGTGCTGATGGCGGGCGGTGCGGCGGGCGGTCTGTTCTTTGCCTATGGCTTTTTCCCGCATGTCGCATTGCGCATCAATCAGTTCCTGACTGGCGAGGGCAATACCTACCAGGTCGATACCGCCCATGAGGCGATCGTACGCGGAAGCTGGTTCGGCTCCGGTCCGGGCGAGGGCATCGTCAAGCGCATCCTGCCCGACAGCCACACGGACTTCGTCTTCTCAGTCGCTGCCGAGGAGTTCGGCGTGATCTTCTGCATGGCGCTGCTCGGGCTATACATTTTCGTCGTCATGCGCGGCCTGTCGCACGCTTTTCGCGACCGCAGCCACTTCACCCGCTTTGCCGTTGCCGGCCTCGTATTGCAGATCGGCTTCCAGTCGATCATCAATATTGGTGTGAATTTGCAGCTTTTGCCGGCAAAAGGTATGACTTTGCCGCTGATTTCCTATGGCGGTTCGTCGCAGATTGCCATATGTGTCACGGCCGGATTCATACTGGCATTGACACGGCACAGGCCGGAAAAGCGCGCCCAGGAGCGCAGCTTCTTCCGCACCGGCTACGGTGCTCCGGCCGCGGAGTAA
- the murD gene encoding UDP-N-acetylmuramoyl-L-alanine--D-glutamate ligase produces the protein MIVTSFKGKKVALFGLGGSGLATAEALAAGGADVTAWDDNPDSVQKAADKGIGTADLHHADWSAFQAFVLSPGVPLTHPKPHWTVDLAHAAGVGIIGDVELFCRERRALAPGCPFIAITGTNGKSTTTALIAHILKSAGRDTQLGGNIGTAVLTLDPPASNRFYVVECSSYQIDLAPTINPTAGILLNLTPDHLDRHGTMQHYADVKERLVAGSGTAIVGDDDSYCSLIADRLEHAGVNVTRISRRHILANGLYADGQKIFQAVAGKAELVADLDGIQTLRGSHNAQNASAAIAACLAVGVTAEEIRAGLKSFPGLKHRMQPVGRRGSVTFVNDSKATNAEAAAPALSSYDRIYWIAGGLPKEGGIASLKPLYNRIAKAYLIGEAAPQFAATLGTDVEYEISGTLENAVLHASKDAEKDDRAGAVVMLSPACASFDQFKNFEVRGDHFVALVAKLDGVTMLV, from the coding sequence ATGATCGTCACGTCTTTCAAGGGGAAAAAGGTCGCCTTGTTCGGCCTGGGTGGCTCGGGGCTGGCAACGGCCGAAGCCCTGGCTGCAGGCGGCGCTGATGTAACCGCCTGGGACGACAATCCGGATTCGGTGCAGAAAGCCGCCGACAAGGGCATCGGCACGGCCGATCTCCACCATGCCGACTGGTCGGCATTCCAAGCCTTCGTGCTATCGCCCGGCGTGCCGCTCACCCATCCGAAGCCGCATTGGACGGTTGATCTGGCCCATGCCGCCGGCGTTGGTATCATCGGCGATGTCGAGCTGTTCTGCCGCGAGCGCCGGGCGCTGGCGCCGGGGTGCCCGTTCATTGCGATCACCGGCACCAACGGCAAATCGACGACAACGGCGCTCATTGCGCATATCCTGAAATCGGCCGGCCGCGATACGCAGCTCGGCGGCAATATCGGCACCGCCGTGCTGACGCTCGATCCGCCCGCTTCAAACCGCTTTTACGTCGTCGAATGCTCGTCGTACCAGATCGATCTCGCGCCGACGATCAACCCGACCGCCGGCATCCTGCTCAATCTCACGCCCGATCATCTCGACCGCCACGGCACCATGCAGCATTATGCCGATGTCAAGGAGCGGCTGGTGGCGGGCTCTGGCACGGCCATCGTCGGCGACGACGACAGCTATTGCAGCCTGATCGCCGACCGGTTGGAACATGCAGGCGTCAACGTGACCCGCATCTCGCGCCGGCACATATTGGCGAACGGCCTTTACGCCGACGGCCAGAAGATTTTTCAGGCCGTCGCCGGCAAGGCCGAACTGGTCGCCGATCTCGACGGCATCCAGACCTTGCGCGGCTCACACAATGCCCAGAATGCGTCGGCGGCGATTGCCGCCTGCCTGGCCGTCGGCGTCACGGCAGAGGAAATTCGCGCGGGCCTCAAATCCTTCCCCGGTCTCAAGCACCGCATGCAGCCAGTGGGCCGGCGCGGTTCGGTGACCTTCGTCAACGATTCCAAGGCGACCAATGCGGAAGCGGCGGCGCCCGCGCTTTCCTCCTATGATCGCATCTACTGGATCGCTGGCGGCTTGCCCAAGGAGGGCGGCATCGCATCGCTGAAGCCGCTCTACAACCGCATCGCCAAGGCCTATCTGATCGGCGAAGCGGCACCGCAATTCGCGGCTACCCTCGGCACCGATGTCGAGTACGAGATCTCCGGCACTTTGGAGAACGCCGTCTTGCACGCGTCGAAGGACGCCGAGAAGGACGACCGGGCCGGTGCCGTGGTGATGTTGTCACCGGCCTGCGCGAGCTTTGACCAGTTCAAGAATTTCGAAGTGCGCGGCGATCATTTCGTCGCACTCGTCGCCAAGCTCGATGGCGTTACAATGCTTGTGTGA
- the mraY gene encoding phospho-N-acetylmuramoyl-pentapeptide-transferase, producing MFLWLVEFADHLQIFNLFRYITFRAGAALFTSALIVFFFGPRMIDSLRVRQGKGQPIRADGPQTHLKKAGTPTMGGLMILVAVVISSLLWADLGNVYVVSCLLVMLGFGLIGFYDDYLKVTKQTTAGFGGKWRLLVEAVIAAVACYFMMRTAMAAGQPGSTIGTSVAFPFFKDLLLNLGYFFVIFGAFVIVAAGNAVNFTDGLDGLAIVPVMIASASFGVIAYLAGNAVFSNYLQINFVPGTGELTVVVATVIGAGLGFLWFNAPPAAIFMGDTGSLSLGGLIGSVAVATKHEIVMAIIGGVFVMETLSVIIQVGSFKLTGKRVFLMAPIHHHFEKKGWTESQVVIRFWIISVILALLGLATLKIR from the coding sequence ATGTTTTTGTGGCTGGTGGAATTCGCGGATCATCTGCAGATATTCAATCTGTTCCGGTACATCACCTTCCGGGCCGGTGCCGCACTTTTCACCTCCGCGCTCATCGTCTTCTTCTTCGGCCCGCGCATGATCGACTCGCTCAGGGTCCGGCAGGGCAAGGGCCAGCCGATCCGCGCCGATGGTCCCCAGACGCATCTCAAGAAAGCCGGCACGCCGACGATGGGCGGGTTGATGATTCTCGTCGCGGTGGTGATTTCGTCGCTGCTCTGGGCCGATCTCGGCAATGTCTATGTCGTCTCTTGCCTGCTTGTGATGCTCGGTTTCGGCCTGATCGGCTTTTATGACGATTATCTCAAGGTGACCAAGCAGACGACGGCGGGGTTTGGGGGTAAATGGCGACTGCTCGTGGAAGCCGTGATCGCAGCCGTTGCATGCTATTTCATGATGAGAACGGCGATGGCCGCCGGCCAGCCGGGCTCGACAATCGGCACCTCCGTCGCCTTTCCGTTCTTCAAGGATCTGTTGCTCAATCTCGGCTATTTCTTCGTGATCTTCGGCGCCTTCGTGATTGTGGCGGCGGGCAATGCCGTGAACTTCACTGACGGACTGGATGGCCTCGCGATCGTGCCCGTGATGATCGCATCCGCCTCGTTCGGCGTGATCGCCTATCTCGCCGGCAACGCCGTGTTTTCGAATTACCTGCAGATCAATTTCGTGCCCGGTACAGGCGAGTTGACGGTGGTCGTCGCGACGGTGATAGGGGCAGGCCTCGGCTTCCTGTGGTTCAACGCGCCACCTGCCGCCATCTTCATGGGCGACACGGGTTCGCTCTCGCTCGGCGGCCTGATCGGTTCGGTCGCGGTTGCCACCAAGCATGAGATCGTGATGGCCATCATCGGCGGCGTCTTCGTGATGGAAACGCTTTCGGTCATCATCCAGGTCGGCAGCTTCAAGCTCACGGGAAAGCGCGTCTTCCTGATGGCGCCGATCCACCACCATTTCGAAAAGAAGGGCTGGACGGAAAGCCAGGTCGTGATCCGATTCTGGATCATTTCCGTCATTCTTGCCCTCCTTGGCCTCGCCACGCTGAAGATCCGGTGA
- a CDS encoding UDP-N-acetylmuramoylalanyl-D-glutamyl-2,6-diaminopimelate--D-alanyl-D-alanine ligase: MTEYLWKTADMIAAMAGRPIGSMPQGITGISIDSRDLKGGEAFFAIKGDRVDGHDFANVAAANGAALLVVSEAKLPALGRITTPLIVVGDVLEAMEKLGHAARQRTSAKIIAVTGSVGKTTTKEMLRQVLSACGSVHYSPASFNNHWGVPLTLSRLPENADFGVFEIGMNHPDEIRPLVKMVEPHIAIITTIAAAHLGNFRNIEEIAAAKAEIFEGVVADGHVLLNRDNSQFDYLETVAAACRIANIHSFGVSAKADFRLVDYQSEGDSATFWAVIGGRTVEVNLKAPGRHIAENAVAVLAACYLAGADLETVVAAFGDVTAAKGRGQRIHLRAPGGTFTLIDESYNANPASMRAAIALLEAARSGEGGRRIAILGDMLEMGEHSAEVHAGLAAPLQAAGITDIWLAGPDMAYLRDALGEASQTVYRQDADELAAYILENIRPGDVLMVKSSKGTGFGRIVSALTTNFPAAGAA; the protein is encoded by the coding sequence ATGACGGAGTATCTCTGGAAAACCGCCGATATGATCGCTGCCATGGCGGGCCGTCCCATCGGCTCGATGCCGCAGGGCATCACGGGCATTTCCATAGACAGCCGCGACCTCAAGGGCGGTGAAGCGTTCTTCGCCATCAAGGGCGACCGCGTGGACGGGCACGACTTTGCCAATGTGGCGGCCGCCAATGGTGCAGCGCTATTGGTGGTTTCCGAGGCCAAGCTGCCGGCACTCGGCCGGATCACGACGCCGCTGATCGTCGTCGGCGATGTGCTCGAGGCAATGGAGAAGCTCGGGCATGCCGCGCGGCAGCGGACGAGCGCCAAGATCATCGCGGTTACGGGCTCTGTCGGCAAGACAACGACCAAGGAGATGCTGCGCCAGGTTCTCTCTGCCTGCGGTAGCGTGCATTACTCGCCGGCATCCTTCAACAATCACTGGGGCGTGCCGCTGACCTTGTCGCGGCTGCCGGAGAATGCCGATTTCGGCGTCTTCGAGATCGGCATGAACCATCCCGACGAGATCCGGCCGCTGGTCAAGATGGTCGAGCCTCATATCGCCATCATCACGACGATCGCCGCCGCCCATCTCGGCAATTTCCGCAATATCGAGGAGATCGCCGCCGCCAAGGCTGAGATATTCGAAGGCGTCGTCGCCGATGGCCATGTGCTGCTTAACCGCGACAACAGCCAGTTCGATTATCTCGAAACCGTCGCAGCGGCTTGCCGCATCGCCAACATTCATTCCTTCGGTGTCAGCGCCAAAGCCGATTTCCGGCTGGTCGATTATCAGTCCGAGGGCGACAGCGCGACGTTCTGGGCGGTCATCGGCGGCCGTACCGTCGAGGTCAATCTCAAGGCGCCGGGCCGGCACATTGCCGAGAATGCGGTGGCCGTGCTGGCCGCATGCTACCTCGCGGGCGCCGATCTCGAAACGGTCGTCGCGGCTTTTGGAGATGTCACCGCAGCCAAGGGGCGTGGCCAGCGAATTCATCTCAGAGCGCCGGGCGGCACCTTCACGCTGATTGATGAAAGCTACAATGCCAATCCGGCCTCGATGCGGGCGGCTATCGCACTGCTGGAAGCGGCGCGGTCGGGCGAGGGCGGGCGCAGGATCGCCATTCTCGGCGACATGCTGGAGATGGGCGAGCACTCGGCGGAAGTCCATGCCGGGCTCGCGGCACCCCTGCAGGCAGCCGGGATCACCGACATCTGGCTCGCGGGTCCTGATATGGCCTATTTGCGCGATGCGCTTGGCGAGGCCTCACAGACAGTGTATCGGCAGGATGCGGACGAGCTTGCGGCCTATATACTCGAGAATATCAGGCCGGGCGACGTGCTTATGGTCAAGTCTTCGAAGGGAACGGGCTTCGGCCGGATCGTCTCGGCGCTGACGACGAATTTTCCGGCTGCTGGCGCGGCCTAA
- a CDS encoding UDP-N-acetylmuramoyl-L-alanyl-D-glutamate--2,6-diaminopimelate ligase, translating into MKLGDVMGGAYAGVAAQAEGIEISGISSDSRSVKPGDLFFALAGTKADGATYAQDAMARGAAAVVTGLSTAISDAAVPVLKVDDPRRLLAISAANLFHAQPKTMVAVTGTAGKTSVASFVRQIWAQAGLAAAQIGTTGVIAPGRNDYGSLTTPDPVTLHRLLADLANEGVSHGAMEASSHGLDQRRLDGVRLAAGAFTNLGRDHMDYHPTVEHYFQSKMRLFDTLLPNGAPAIVYSDDEWSGKAITAAKSASLDVCTVGRKGDFLSLKRVEHFRDKQVAEIHHGGEIFEVHLPLAGDFQIANAIVSAGLAIVTGVPAAKALQALHHIHGAPGRLELVGHTKDGALCYVDYAHKPDALEKVLTSVRPFTTGRVVVVFGCGGDRDKGKRPIMGEVATRLADVTIVTDDNPRSEVPSQIRSEIMAAAKGAVEIGDRADAIRRAVHMLGAGDTLIVAGKGHEEGQIIGDKVLPFSDHEEIRKALAA; encoded by the coding sequence ATGAAGCTCGGGGACGTGATGGGCGGCGCTTATGCCGGGGTCGCAGCACAGGCCGAAGGCATCGAGATTTCAGGTATTTCCTCGGACAGCCGTTCGGTGAAGCCGGGCGACTTGTTCTTTGCGCTCGCCGGTACCAAGGCGGATGGTGCGACCTATGCGCAGGATGCGATGGCGCGAGGCGCCGCCGCCGTCGTGACAGGTCTATCCACAGCTATATCTGATGCGGCCGTTCCCGTGCTGAAAGTCGACGATCCGCGTCGGCTGCTCGCGATTTCCGCTGCCAATCTTTTCCACGCACAGCCAAAGACGATGGTCGCGGTGACCGGCACTGCCGGCAAGACCTCGGTCGCATCCTTCGTCCGGCAGATCTGGGCGCAGGCCGGGCTCGCCGCAGCCCAAATCGGCACGACAGGCGTTATCGCGCCCGGCCGCAACGATTACGGTTCGCTGACGACGCCCGACCCGGTGACGCTGCACCGGCTGCTGGCCGACCTTGCCAACGAAGGCGTCAGCCATGGCGCGATGGAAGCTTCCAGCCACGGCCTCGACCAGCGCCGCCTCGATGGGGTGAGGCTCGCCGCTGGTGCCTTCACCAATCTTGGCCGCGATCACATGGATTACCATCCGACGGTCGAACACTATTTCCAGAGCAAGATGCGGCTGTTCGATACGCTGCTGCCGAACGGTGCGCCGGCTATCGTCTATTCGGACGACGAGTGGTCGGGCAAGGCGATCACGGCGGCGAAATCCGCGAGCCTCGACGTCTGCACCGTCGGCCGCAAGGGCGATTTCCTGTCATTGAAGCGCGTTGAGCATTTCCGTGACAAGCAGGTCGCCGAGATCCATCACGGCGGCGAGATATTCGAGGTTCACCTGCCGCTGGCCGGTGATTTCCAGATCGCCAATGCCATCGTCTCGGCTGGGCTCGCCATTGTCACGGGCGTGCCTGCGGCGAAGGCGCTGCAGGCGCTGCACCATATTCATGGGGCGCCGGGCCGGCTGGAACTGGTGGGCCATACCAAGGACGGCGCGCTCTGCTATGTCGATTACGCGCACAAGCCGGATGCGCTGGAAAAGGTGCTGACCTCGGTTCGTCCCTTCACCACCGGCCGCGTGGTCGTGGTGTTCGGCTGCGGCGGCGATCGCGACAAGGGCAAGCGGCCCATTATGGGAGAGGTCGCGACGCGGCTTGCCGACGTGACGATTGTGACGGACGACAATCCGAGAAGCGAGGTTCCGTCGCAGATCCGCTCGGAGATCATGGCTGCCGCCAAGGGTGCTGTCGAGATCGGCGACCGGGCCGATGCAATCCGCCGGGCCGTTCATATGCTCGGCGCGGGCGATACGCTGATCGTTGCGGGGAAGGGCCATGAGGAAGGCCAGATCATCGGCGACAAGGTGCTGCCGTTCTCCGACCATGAGGAAATCAGGAAGGCGCTTGCGGCATGA
- a CDS encoding penicillin-binding protein 2, translated as MSFLSRIMVLKSKAHFNTGAGGRLPGAPDPMIFEGTRKATGGQARNRIAIMIGAFTVVYCIIGGRLVQYGMTAPQTVASIMRADNTVASRPDILDRNGEILATDVRTVSLFAEPHKIVDPDEAVELLSTVLPDIDTKDIYRKLTHKSHFQWLRRQLTPKQQSEILALGIPGIGFRPAKRRFYPSGPVAAHLVGYVNIDNRGVAGMERYLDMQGLADLAELGMTTANAKLEPVKLSVDLRVQNIVHDVLVTGMQSYKAIGAGAVVLDANTGEVLGLGSMPDFDPNNPADTIDRATKSDMNRVSGGLFEMGSTFKAFTSAMALDSGKVSMNDTFDARRPLYIGGFTIHDFHATRRILSVTDVFVHSSNIGSAKMADVVGIAGHQEFLTRLGLLTRLQTELPEVATPSQPKVWKKITSMTVAFGHGVSTTPLQTAMAAAALMNGGKLIQPTFLPRTAEEADENAVMVLKPHTVEDMRTLFRANVVDGSGRRADTPGLLVGGKTGTAEKVVHGRYSNSVRFNAFLAAFPINDPKYVVMVVIDEPKVAHQGCGVTAGCNAGIMAGEIIRRSAALLGIKPRFGADGTALLESY; from the coding sequence ATGAGCTTTCTCTCTCGCATCATGGTCTTGAAGAGCAAGGCCCATTTCAACACCGGCGCGGGGGGGCGACTTCCGGGCGCGCCCGATCCGATGATCTTCGAGGGCACGCGAAAGGCGACTGGCGGCCAGGCACGCAATCGCATCGCCATCATGATCGGTGCGTTTACGGTCGTCTATTGCATCATCGGCGGCCGGCTGGTGCAGTATGGCATGACGGCGCCACAGACCGTCGCCTCCATCATGCGGGCGGATAACACCGTCGCCTCGCGGCCCGATATTCTCGACCGCAATGGCGAAATCCTGGCGACCGACGTCAGGACCGTTTCGCTTTTCGCCGAACCGCACAAGATCGTCGATCCGGACGAGGCCGTCGAACTGCTCTCGACCGTGCTGCCGGATATCGACACCAAGGATATCTACCGCAAGCTGACGCATAAATCGCATTTCCAGTGGCTGCGCCGTCAGCTTACGCCGAAGCAGCAGAGCGAAATCCTCGCACTCGGCATTCCCGGCATCGGTTTTCGCCCGGCCAAGCGCCGCTTCTATCCCAGCGGCCCAGTCGCGGCGCATCTCGTCGGCTATGTCAATATTGACAATCGCGGCGTTGCCGGCATGGAGCGCTATCTTGACATGCAGGGGCTCGCCGATCTGGCCGAACTCGGCATGACGACGGCGAACGCCAAGCTCGAGCCGGTGAAACTCTCCGTCGATCTGCGCGTCCAGAACATCGTGCACGACGTGCTGGTAACCGGCATGCAGAGCTACAAGGCAATCGGCGCCGGTGCCGTGGTCCTCGATGCCAATACCGGTGAAGTCCTGGGGCTTGGCTCGATGCCGGATTTCGACCCCAACAATCCCGCCGACACGATCGACCGCGCAACCAAAAGCGATATGAACCGCGTCTCCGGCGGTCTGTTCGAAATGGGCTCGACCTTCAAGGCCTTTACCAGCGCCATGGCGCTCGATTCCGGCAAGGTATCGATGAACGATACGTTCGACGCCCGCCGGCCGCTCTATATCGGCGGATTCACCATCCACGATTTCCATGCCACGCGGCGCATTCTCTCGGTCACCGATGTGTTCGTCCATTCCTCGAACATTGGTTCGGCTAAGATGGCCGACGTGGTCGGGATTGCAGGCCACCAGGAATTCCTGACCCGTCTTGGTCTCTTGACCCGGCTGCAGACCGAACTGCCTGAGGTTGCCACCCCGTCGCAGCCCAAGGTCTGGAAGAAGATCACCTCCATGACCGTTGCCTTCGGCCATGGTGTATCGACCACCCCGCTGCAGACGGCGATGGCCGCCGCGGCGCTGATGAATGGTGGCAAGCTGATCCAGCCGACATTCCTGCCGCGCACGGCGGAGGAGGCTGACGAAAACGCTGTCATGGTGCTGAAGCCTCACACGGTGGAGGACATGCGCACGCTCTTCCGCGCCAACGTGGTCGATGGTTCGGGCCGCCGCGCCGACACGCCCGGCCTGCTGGTTGGCGGCAAGACCGGCACCGCCGAGAAGGTGGTGCATGGCCGCTACTCGAACTCCGTGCGTTTCAATGCCTTCCTAGCCGCGTTTCCGATCAACGATCCCAAATATGTCGTGATGGTGGTCATCGACGAGCCGAAGGTGGCGCATCAGGGCTGCGGCGTGACGGCAGGCTGCAATGCAGGCATCATGGCCGGCGAGATCATTCGCCGCTCGGCCGCCCTGCTCGGCATCAAGCCACGCTTCGGAGCGGACGGAACTGCCTTGCTTGAGTCTTATTGA
- the rsmH gene encoding 16S rRNA (cytosine(1402)-N(4))-methyltransferase RsmH: MADHGSESDAIGGSIRHIPVMLAEVLEHLAPAPGKIILDGTFGAGGYTRGILEQGADVIALDRDPNAISGGQAMVAEFSPRLSLHHTTFGRLDSFAPESGLDGVVLDIGVSSMQIDEAERGFSFQRNGPLDMRMSSDGVSAADVVNRARVNDLIRIFGLLGEERHAGRIARAIEKRRADRKFVTTRDLVSVIEKVNPRRATDKIHPATRVFQALRIYVNNELGELVDALFAAERSLKPGGRLVIVAFHSLEDRIVKRFFADRAGRASGSRHLPEVSQAPQIFELLTRQAASATEAEAEINPRARSAKLRAGIRTTVKAGKADQTIFDLPQLADIERMGG, translated from the coding sequence ATGGCGGATCATGGCAGCGAAAGCGATGCCATCGGCGGATCGATCCGGCATATTCCGGTAATGCTGGCCGAGGTGCTCGAGCACCTCGCGCCTGCACCCGGAAAGATCATCCTCGACGGCACTTTTGGGGCAGGCGGGTATACGCGGGGTATCCTCGAACAGGGCGCCGATGTCATTGCGCTCGACCGTGATCCGAACGCGATATCAGGCGGCCAGGCCATGGTCGCGGAATTCTCGCCCAGGCTTTCCCTTCATCACACCACATTCGGCAGGCTCGACAGCTTCGCGCCCGAGAGCGGGCTCGATGGCGTCGTGCTCGATATCGGGGTTTCATCGATGCAGATCGACGAGGCCGAGCGCGGCTTCTCCTTCCAGCGCAACGGCCCGCTCGACATGCGGATGTCGTCGGACGGCGTGAGCGCTGCAGATGTCGTCAATCGCGCCCGCGTCAACGACCTGATCCGGATCTTCGGCCTGCTCGGGGAGGAGCGTCACGCCGGCCGCATCGCGCGCGCCATCGAAAAGCGCCGTGCCGACAGGAAGTTCGTCACCACGCGCGATCTGGTGAGCGTGATCGAGAAGGTCAATCCGCGCCGTGCCACCGACAAGATCCATCCGGCGACACGCGTCTTCCAGGCGCTCAGGATCTACGTCAACAACGAACTCGGTGAACTGGTCGATGCTCTGTTTGCCGCCGAACGGTCGTTGAAGCCCGGCGGACGGCTGGTCATCGTCGCGTTCCATTCGCTGGAAGACAGGATCGTCAAGCGTTTCTTCGCCGATCGGGCGGGTCGTGCATCCGGTTCCCGGCATCTGCCCGAGGTCAGCCAGGCGCCGCAGATATTCGAACTCCTGACCCGTCAGGCGGCCTCCGCCACGGAAGCGGAAGCCGAGATCAATCCACGCGCGCGCTCCGCCAAGCTGCGTGCCGGTATCCGCACGACAGTGAAGGCCGGCAAGGCGGACCAGACGATATTCGACCTGCCTCAACTGGCTGATATTGAAAGAATGGGTGGCTGA
- the mraZ gene encoding division/cell wall cluster transcriptional repressor MraZ translates to MSRFLSSATNRIDAKGRVSVPAPFRTALASLGIEELYCFQDFHFPAINIGGPDLLMRFERQLENLDPFSLEANRISLVVHGGGVFMRLDSEGRLSVTDFIRSHTRIAGEVTFAGRSDYFQLWRPEDFSAAQMAAREELRKRGLSPS, encoded by the coding sequence ATGTCCCGGTTCCTTTCGAGTGCCACGAACAGGATCGATGCGAAGGGCAGGGTGTCTGTGCCTGCGCCTTTCCGCACCGCTCTGGCTTCGCTGGGTATCGAGGAGCTTTACTGCTTCCAGGACTTTCATTTTCCGGCGATCAATATCGGCGGCCCGGATTTGCTCATGCGTTTCGAGCGTCAGCTCGAAAATCTGGACCCATTCTCGCTGGAGGCAAACAGGATCTCGCTGGTCGTTCACGGCGGCGGGGTCTTCATGCGGCTCGACTCGGAGGGCCGGCTATCGGTGACGGATTTCATCCGGAGCCATACGAGGATAGCCGGAGAAGTGACCTTCGCGGGACGGTCGGATTATTTTCAGTTGTGGCGGCCGGAAGATTTCTCGGCGGCTCAAATGGCGGCAAGAGAAGAGTTGAGGAAACGAGGCCTCAGCCCTTCATAG